The following are encoded together in the Citrobacter arsenatis genome:
- the ispE gene encoding 4-(cytidine 5'-diphospho)-2-C-methyl-D-erythritol kinase: MMTHWPSPAKLNLFLYITGQRADGYHTLQTLFQFLDYGDTIDIALRSDGEIRLLTPVEGVTHEDNLIVRAARLLMKAASESNRLPKGSGADISIDKRLPMGGGLGGGSSNAATVLVALNHLWQCGLSVDELAALGLTLGADVPVFVRGHSAFAEGVGEILTPVEPEEKWYLVAHPGVSIPTPVIFKDPDLPRNTPKRSIKTLLKCEFGNDCEVIARKRFREVDAALSWLLEYAPSRLTGTGACVFAEFDTESRARQVLEQAPEWLKGFVAKGVNLSPLHRALL; the protein is encoded by the coding sequence ATGATGACCCATTGGCCCTCTCCGGCAAAACTGAATCTGTTTTTATACATCACCGGGCAGCGTGCGGACGGTTACCACACGCTGCAGACGCTATTTCAGTTTCTGGATTATGGCGACACGATAGATATCGCGCTGCGTAGCGACGGCGAAATTCGCCTGTTAACCCCGGTGGAAGGCGTTACGCATGAAGATAACCTGATTGTCCGTGCGGCACGTTTGCTGATGAAGGCGGCATCTGAAAGCAATCGCCTTCCTAAAGGGAGCGGCGCCGACATCAGTATCGACAAACGCCTGCCGATGGGCGGCGGTCTTGGCGGAGGTTCGTCTAATGCGGCGACCGTTCTGGTGGCGCTGAATCATCTCTGGCAATGCGGACTTTCGGTTGATGAACTGGCGGCACTCGGCTTAACGCTGGGGGCGGACGTTCCCGTGTTCGTTCGCGGCCATTCAGCCTTTGCCGAAGGGGTTGGCGAAATTCTGACGCCGGTCGAGCCAGAGGAAAAATGGTATCTGGTCGCACATCCGGGAGTCAGTATTCCGACGCCGGTGATTTTTAAAGATCCCGACCTCCCGCGTAACACGCCAAAAAGGTCAATAAAAACGTTACTAAAATGTGAATTCGGCAATGATTGCGAGGTTATCGCAAGAAAACGTTTTCGCGAGGTTGATGCGGCGCTTTCCTGGCTGTTAGAATACGCGCCGTCGCGCCTGACAGGTACAGGGGCTTGTGTCTTTGCTGAATTTGACACTGAGTCTCGTGCTCGCCAGGTGCTTGAGCAAGCCCCGGAATGGCTCAAAGGCTTTGTGGCGAAAGGTGTCAACCTCTCCCCATTGCACAGAGCGTTACTCTAA
- the prfA gene encoding peptide chain release factor 1, with translation MKPSIVAKLEALHERHEEVQALLGDAGTIADQDRFRALSREYAQLSDVSRCFTDWQQVQEDIETAQMMLDDPEMREMAQDELREAKEKCEQLEQHLQVLLLPKDPDDERNAFLEVRAGTGGDEAALFAGDLFRMYSRYAESRRWRVEIMSASEGEHGGFKEVIAKISGEGVYGRLKFESGGHRVQRVPATESQGRIHTSACTVAVMPELPDAELPDINPADLRIDTFRSSGAGGQHVNTTDSAIRITHLPTGIVVECQDERSQHKNKAKAMSVLGARIRAAEVARRQQAEASERRNLLGSGDRSDRNRTYNFPQGRVTDHRINLTLYRLDEAMEGKLDMLIEPIVQEYQADQLAALSEQD, from the coding sequence ATGAAGCCTTCTATCGTTGCCAAACTGGAAGCCCTGCATGAACGTCATGAAGAAGTTCAGGCGCTGCTCGGTGATGCGGGTACTATCGCAGACCAGGATCGCTTTCGTGCACTGTCGCGCGAATATGCGCAATTAAGCGATGTATCTCGCTGTTTTACGGACTGGCAACAGGTTCAGGAAGATATCGAGACGGCTCAGATGATGCTCGACGATCCTGAAATGCGTGAAATGGCGCAGGATGAACTGCGCGAAGCAAAAGAGAAATGCGAGCAGCTGGAACAACATCTGCAGGTTCTGCTGTTACCTAAAGATCCCGATGACGAACGCAACGCCTTCCTCGAAGTGCGTGCGGGAACCGGTGGTGACGAAGCCGCGTTGTTTGCCGGCGATCTGTTCCGCATGTACAGCCGTTACGCTGAATCCCGTCGCTGGCGGGTTGAAATCATGAGCGCCAGCGAAGGTGAACATGGTGGGTTTAAAGAGGTCATTGCCAAGATTAGCGGCGAAGGCGTTTACGGGCGGCTGAAATTTGAGTCCGGCGGCCATCGCGTGCAGCGCGTACCTGCAACGGAATCACAGGGTCGTATTCACACCTCTGCCTGCACGGTCGCGGTTATGCCGGAATTACCGGATGCCGAACTACCGGACATCAATCCTGCCGACCTGCGTATTGACACCTTCCGCTCATCAGGCGCAGGGGGGCAGCACGTTAACACCACCGACTCCGCAATACGTATTACCCACTTGCCGACCGGGATCGTCGTGGAATGTCAGGACGAACGTTCACAGCATAAAAACAAAGCCAAAGCGATGTCGGTGCTCGGAGCACGAATTCGAGCAGCCGAAGTGGCAAGACGTCAACAGGCGGAAGCATCTGAGCGTCGCAACCTGTTGGGTAGCGGCGATCGCAGCGATCGCAACCGTACCTATAACTTCCCGCAGGGTCGCGTGACCGATCACCGCATCAACCTGACCCTCTACCGTCTGGATGAAGCGATGGAAGGTAAACTGGATATGCTCATTGAGCCAATTGTCCAGGAATACCAGGCCGACCAACTGGCGGCGTTGTCCGAGCAGGATTAA
- the hemA gene encoding glutamyl-tRNA reductase yields the protein MTLLALGINHKTAPVSLRERVTFSPDTLDQALDSLLAQPMVQGGVVLSTCNRTELYLSVEEQDNLQEALVRWLCEYHNLNEEDLRNSLYWHQDNDAVSHLMRVASGLDSLVLGEPQILGQVKKAFADSQKGHLNASALERMFQKSFSVAKRVRTETDIGASAVSVAFAACTLARQIFESLSTVTVLLVGAGETIELVARHLREHKVKKMIIANRTRERAQVLADEVGAEVISLSDIDARLQDADIIISSTASPLPIIGKGMVERALKNRRNQPMLLVDIAVPRDVEPEVGKLSNAYLYSVDDLQSIISHNLAQRKAAAVEAETIVAQETSEFMAWLRAQGASDTIREYRSQSEQIRDELTAKALAALQQGGDPQAIMQDLAWKLTNRLIHAPTKSLQQAARDGDSERLNILRDSLGLE from the coding sequence ATGACCCTTTTAGCGCTTGGTATTAACCATAAAACGGCACCTGTATCGCTGCGAGAACGCGTAACGTTTTCGCCGGATACGCTCGATCAGGCGCTGGACAGCCTGCTCGCGCAGCCAATGGTGCAGGGCGGGGTGGTGTTGTCGACGTGTAACCGCACGGAGCTGTATCTCAGCGTTGAAGAGCAGGATAACCTGCAAGAAGCGCTGGTTCGCTGGCTGTGCGAATACCATAACCTCAATGAAGAAGACCTGCGCAACAGCTTGTACTGGCACCAGGACAATGACGCCGTTAGTCATTTGATGCGTGTTGCCAGCGGTCTGGATTCACTGGTGCTCGGGGAACCGCAAATTCTGGGGCAGGTGAAAAAAGCGTTTGCGGATTCGCAAAAAGGTCACCTCAACGCCAGTGCGCTGGAACGCATGTTCCAGAAATCATTCTCTGTCGCTAAACGTGTACGTACAGAAACTGACATCGGTGCCAGCGCCGTGTCGGTGGCGTTTGCCGCCTGTACCCTGGCGCGGCAGATATTTGAATCGCTCTCCACGGTAACCGTGCTGTTAGTGGGCGCTGGCGAAACCATTGAGCTGGTGGCGCGACATCTGCGTGAGCACAAAGTGAAGAAGATGATCATCGCCAACCGTACGCGTGAGCGTGCGCAGGTGCTGGCGGATGAAGTCGGCGCTGAGGTGATTTCACTGAGTGATATCGACGCGCGTTTGCAGGATGCCGATATTATTATCAGTTCTACCGCCAGCCCTTTGCCGATTATCGGCAAAGGCATGGTGGAGCGCGCGCTTAAAAACCGCCGTAATCAGCCTATGCTGCTGGTGGATATCGCCGTACCGCGTGACGTCGAGCCGGAAGTGGGTAAGTTGTCCAACGCCTATCTGTACAGCGTTGACGACCTGCAAAGCATCATTTCGCATAACCTGGCCCAGCGCAAAGCGGCGGCTGTGGAAGCCGAAACGATTGTGGCGCAGGAAACCAGCGAATTTATGGCTTGGCTACGTGCCCAGGGCGCAAGTGATACTATCCGCGAGTATCGCAGTCAGTCAGAACAAATCCGTGATGAACTGACCGCCAAAGCGCTGGCCGCTCTTCAACAGGGCGGTGATCCGCAAGCCATTATGCAGGATCTGGCCTGGAAACTGACCAACCGCCTGATCCATGCACCAACCAAATCACTTCAACAGGCCGCCCGTGACGGGGATAGTGAACGCCTGAATATTCTGCGCGACAGCCTCGGGCTGGAGTAG
- the lolB gene encoding lipoprotein insertase outer membrane protein LolB: MTLPDFRLIRLLPLAALVLSACTLNAPKGPGKSPDSPQWRQHQQEVRALNQYQTRGAFAYISEQQKVYARFFWQQTGQDRYRLLLTNPLGSTELELNAQPGNVELVDNKGKHYTADDAEEMIGKLTGMPIPLNSLRQWILGLPGDATDYKLDDQYRLSEVNYSKDGKNWKVVYSAYDSKTQPAMPANMELSDGSQRIKLKMDNWIVK; this comes from the coding sequence ATGACCCTGCCTGATTTTCGCCTGATTCGCCTGCTGCCCCTTGCGGCCCTGGTTCTTAGTGCCTGTACGCTCAACGCGCCGAAAGGCCCCGGCAAAAGCCCCGACTCGCCGCAGTGGCGCCAGCACCAGCAGGAAGTACGCGCCCTGAACCAATATCAGACGCGTGGTGCGTTTGCCTATATTTCCGAACAACAAAAAGTGTATGCCCGCTTTTTCTGGCAGCAAACCGGGCAGGATCGCTATCGCCTCCTGCTGACTAACCCGCTGGGCAGCACTGAACTGGAACTCAATGCGCAACCAGGCAACGTCGAACTTGTCGATAACAAAGGCAAACACTACACCGCCGACGACGCCGAGGAGATGATTGGTAAACTGACCGGCATGCCTATTCCTTTGAACAGCCTGCGCCAGTGGATCCTTGGTCTGCCGGGAGACGCCACCGATTACAAACTCGACGACCAATATCGTCTGAGTGAAGTGAACTACAGCAAAGATGGTAAAAACTGGAAAGTGGTTTATAGCGCCTACGACAGCAAAACGCAGCCCGCAATGCCGGCCAACATGGAACTGTCCGACGGCTCCCAGCGTATTAAGCTGAAAATGGATAACTGGATCGTGAAATGA